From Pan paniscus chromosome 6, NHGRI_mPanPan1-v2.0_pri, whole genome shotgun sequence, one genomic window encodes:
- the TAS2R5 gene encoding taste receptor type 2 member 5 has product MESQCLWYCLQSLVLHSGFIHVDANTDGIITSNLSVPHHSCSVSLEDRLQKDEAKSRFCGVQIYPGVLSLPGDLTSARSSESLLSPAMLSAGLGLLMLVAVVEFLIGLIGNGVLVVWSFREWIRKFSWSSYNLIILGLAGCRFVLQWLIILDLSLFPLFQSSRWLRYLSIFWVLVSQASLWFATFLSVFYCKKITTFDHPAYLWLKQRAYNLSLWCLLGYFIINLLLTVQIGLMFYHPPQGNSSIRYPFESWQYLYAFRLNSGSYLPLMVFLVSSGMLIVSLYTHHKKMKVHSAGRRDVRAKAHITALKSLGCFLLLHLVYIMASPFSIASKTYPPDLTSVFIWETLMAAYPSLHSLILIMGIPRVKQTCQKILWKTVCARRCWGP; this is encoded by the coding sequence ATGGAGAGCCAGTGTCTGTGGTACTGTTTGCAATCTCTGGTTCTACACTCAGGGTTCATTCATGTAGATGCAAATACAGATGGTATCATAACTTCCAACCTCTCTGTTCCTCATCACAGCTGTTCAGTCTCGCTTGAAGATAGATTACAGAAGGACGAGGCCAAATCCAGATTTTGTGGTGTGCAAATTTACCCTGGTGTGTTATCGCTACCAGGGGATCTGACCTCAGCCAGGAGCAGTGAGAGCCtcctctccccagccatgctgagtgCTGGCCTAGGACTGCTGATGCTGGTGGCAGTGGTTGAATTTCTCATCGGTTTAATTGGAAATGGAGTCCTTGTGGTCTGGAGTTTTAGAGAATGGATCAGAAAATTCAGCTGGTCCTCATATAACCTCATTATCCTGGGCCTGGCTGGCTGCCGATTTGTCCTGCAGTGGCTGATCATTTTGGACTTAAGCTTGTTTCCACTTTTCCAGAGCAGCCGTTGGCTTCGCTATCTTAGTATCTTCTGGGTCCTGGTAAGCCAGGCCAGCTTATGGTTTGCCACCTTCCTCAGTGTCTTCTATTGCAAGAAGATCACGACCTTCGATCACCCGGCCTACTTGTGGCTGAAGCAGAGGGCCTATAACCTGAGTCTCTGGTGCCTTCTGGGCTACTTTATAATCAATTTGTTACTTACAGTCCAAATTGGCTTAATGTTCTATCATCCTCCCCAAGGAAACAGCAGCATTCGGTATCCCTTTGAAAGCTGGCAGTACCTGTATGCATTTCGGCTCAATTCAGGAAGTTATTTGCCTTTAATGGTGTTTCTTGTTTCCTCTGGGATGCTGATTGTCTCTTTGTATACACACCACAAGAAGATGAAGGTCCATTCAGCTGGTAGGAGGGATGTCCGGGCCAAGGCTCACATCACTGCCCTGAAGTCCTTGGGCTGCTTCCTCTTACTTCACCTGGTTTATATCATGGCCAGCCCCTTCTCCATCGCCTCCAAGACTTATCCTCCTGATCTCACCAGTGTCTTCATCTGGGAGACACTCATGGCAGCCTATCCTTCTCTTCATTCTCTCATATTGATCATGGGGATTCCTAGGGTGAAGCAGACTTGTCAGAAGAtcctgtggaagacagtgtgtgcTCGGAGATGCTGGGGCCCATGA